GGCGCCGATTATCGCCAGGTGATGGATTACCTAGGCCACAGTCAACCGGGGGTGACCATCGGGCTGTATGCCCACACGCTGCCAGGCTCGTTATACGAAGCGGCCGCCAGGATCGAACGTCTCCTGACGACCGCCGTCGACGGATAGCAGGTTTTCAGAACCGAAAACCTGCCGGGCCCGGGGTGCCGCCCGGGCCCTTTTCATTTAGGTGTCATTTAGGTGTCAAGCGCCGGTTTTGCCATATGCTGGTTCTTCTTTCCATGCGCCGAAACCCTTGCGCGGCTTGGCGTTTTGCCTGTGGACGCAGCAGGACTCGAACCTGCGACCTCACGGATGTGAACCGTGCGCTCTAACCAGCTGAGCTATGCGTCCATCCTTCATGCAACGTGGGCAAAGAATAGGATAGCACAGGCCCGCTCCAGCCGCAACTTGCCGGCCCCTGCCCCAGGCGCCGCGGGCAAGGGATCCCGGAGTGGCCGGATCGGGCCGGTGCTCACTATTGAACACGCCTAAGTCAGTTGTGTTCACCAGCGAACCGATGTCCCTCAATCGTGCTCACATCTGAACACGGCACCCCTGGGATCCGGCTTTTCGGGCCTAGATGGGCCCAATACGGTGGTAAATAGGGCCCATAGCCGCCCGTAATGGCGCTGCTGCTCATATGTGAGCATGGAAACGCCTTCGCGCTCAGCAGTGAGCACCAAGGGCCTCTGCGTGTTCACAGGCGAGCTTCGACCCGGTCCGACAGACAGGCCGGCGGCCGCGTCGCCCGGCGGCCGCGTCGCCCCACCGAAGGCCTCGCAACCGCCGGTTAAACCACCATGGACACGAACTTGGTCTCCATAAACTCCCGGAGGCCTTCCACGGCGCCCTCCCGGCCGAAGCCGCTTTGCTTCATGGGGCCGAAGGGGCCTTCCGCCGTGGCCGGGACCAGGTCGTTAACGCCCACGATGCCGAAGCGCAACTGCTCGTAGGCCCGGGTGGCGATGCTCAAGTCCCGGGTGAAAATGTAGCCCGCCAGGCCGAAGGGAGTGTCGTTGGCCCGCTGGATGGCCTCCTCCACCGTCTTGAACTTGCCCACCGCCATGACGGGGCCGAACACTTCCTCGCAGCAGATGCGCATGGACGGCGCGATGTCGGTGATGATGGTCGGGGCGTAGAAGAAGCCCTTCTCCAGATGGGCCGGCCGCTCCCCGCCGAAGACGATGCGGCCGCCCTGGTCCACGGCGTCGGCCACAAAGGCCTCCACCTTCTCCCGGGCCGCCGACGAGATGACGGGCCCCATAGTGGTCTCGGGGTCCAGCCCGTTGCCTACCACCAGTTTGCCCGCCTCCTGGGCGCAGGCCGCCAGGAAATCTACATATAGATCTTCGTGAATGTAGAACTGGGACGGCGAGATGCACACCTGCCCGGCGTTGCGGAACTTGGCCTGCACCGCCGCCTTGGCCGCCTGCTCCACATCGGCGTCGGCGAAGACCAGCACCGGCGCGCTGCCGCCCAGCTCCAAAGCCAGGCGCTTGATGCCGTCGGCCGCCTGGCGCATCAGCAGGCGCCCCACCGCCTGGGACCCGGTGAAGCTTATCTTGTCCACGTAGGGGCTTTCGAACATCACCCGGGCCATGGCCGCCGGGTCACCGTTGATCAAGTTGAACACCCCCGGCGGGATGCCAGCCTCCGCCATCAAGTTGGCCAGGGCCATGGCGCTCAAGGGGGCCAGTTCGCTGGGCCGGCCCACCACGGCACATCCCGCCGCCAGAGCCGCCGACCACTTGCGGGCCGGCAGGTAGGCGGGGAAGTTCCAGGCCGTGATGGTGCCCACCACCCCCACCGGCTGGGATATGGCCAGCAGCCGCTTCTCCGCCTTGCGGGCGGGGATGGTCCGGCCGTAGGCCCGCTTCCCCTCCTCGGCAAACCAGCTGAACAAATCAGCCGAGGCGGTCCACTCGCCCCGGGCCTCGGCCAGGGGCTTGCCCGCTTCCCGGGTCAGGATGGGGGCCAGTTCATCCATGCGCTGGTGGATCAACTGGGCCACCCGCTGCAGGATCTCGCCCCGCTGGTAGGCCGTCATGGCCGCCCACCCGGGCTGGGCCTTGTGGGCGGCATCCACCGCCGCCCGGGCCTCGGCCTCCCCGCCGAAGGGCACAGTGGTGATGACCTCCTCGGTGGCCGGGTTGATGACATCCCACGTACCGCCGTCCTGGGCCCCCTGCCATTGGCCGTCGATCAGCATCTCAAACCGCATGGTCAGAGCCGCTCCTTCCGGCGCTGTCGTTCGTATTCCGCCCGCTTCTCCGGGAAGTGGCCGGGGATGGGCACGTCCCACCAGCCCGGCGCCTGGCCCCCGGAAGTGCCGAATTCCATGTCCACCATGATTTCCACCACCGCCGGCCTGCCGGAAGCCAGAGCCTCGGACAGAGCCGGCGCCACCTCATCGGGCCGGCTGATGCGGACGGCATGGGCGCCGAAGGCCGCCGCCGCATCGGCGATATGGGGAGTCAAAGGCGCGTCGTTCTTCTCAAACATGGTCCCGAAGGTGGTCTCCGGCCCGAAGGCGATCTGCTGCAGATCCCGGATGGCCTGCCACCCTTGGTTGTTCAGCACCACGGCCACTGCCGGGATGTCGTACTGGACCGCCGTGGCGATCTCCTGGAAGGTCATCAGGAAGTCGCCGTCGCCCACCAGGGCCACCACCGGCACGTCGGGGGCCGCCAGTTTGGCCCCCAGGGCCGCCGGATAGGCCCAGCCCATGGTGCTGAAGCCGCCCGCCGAAATGTAGGTGCGGGGCTTGGAGAAGGCCATTTCCTGGAACACCTGGGCCTGGACGTTCCCCGAGGAAGTCAGGATGATGGCTTCCGGGGGCAGCACCCGGCGGATTTCCTTCAAGGCCCGGCCCATGGTCACTGGGTCCTTGTCGGAATCCCGCAGGGGCGCCACGCTGGCGAACCACTCCGCCACCTTCTCCTTGATTTCGGCGGTGTAGGGCGACTGCCGCCAGTCCACCGGCGGCACCGTCCGGCGCAGTTCCTCATTGAGGGCGGCCAGGACGGCCCTGGCATCGCCGACGATGCCCACCTCTACGGGGTAGTTCTTGCCGATCTCCTGGGGATCGATATCGATGTGAATCAGCTTGGTGGGCGGGATGTTGAAGGACTCCCCGGGCACGTAGGAGCAGGTGGCCTTGTCGGCGAAGCGCACCCCTACGGCCAGGAGCACGTCGGCCTCCCGGGTGAAGTGGTTGCCCGAAGTGGTGGCGTTGGTACCCATGGGCCAGGCGTAAAGGGGATGATCCTCGGGGAAGCTGCCCTTCCCCTGCATGGTGGCGACCACCGCCGCCCCGATGTGCTCCGCCAGGGCCAAGACTTCCGCCTCGGCCCGGGACAGGGTCACACCGCCCCCCACCACGATGACGGGCCGCTTGGCCTCCCGCAGCAGCTCCACCGCCTGGCGGACGGCGGCAGGATCCCCCGCCGGCCGCTGGTGGGGCCGCCTCTCCCGGGAGTTGACCGACACCGGCTCGCCCACGGGCTCCGCCTGCACATCCATGGGCAAGGTGATCACCACAGGGCCGGGCCGCCCGGTGAGCATGGCGTTGAAGGCCTGGCCCAGAGCCCGGGGAAGCTGCCCCGCCTCGTCCAGATGCCACAGGCGCTTCACCACCGGCTCGAACATCCGGGGCAGGCCGGACCAGGTCTGCCGTTCGATTTCCTGCAGAACCCCCACGCCCCGCATGTAGGTGTGGGTCTCGCCCACCAACAGCAGCAAGGGAATGGAATCCACATAGGCGGTGGCCAAGCCGATGGGCGTGTTGGACGCCCCGGCGCCGATGGACGTGTACACCGCCAGGGGCTCGCCCTTAACCCGGTAGTAGCCGTCGGCCATATGCACCGCTGCCTGCTCATGCCGGGGCATGATGTGCTTGAGCTTGTCCTGATGCCGGCGGAAGGCATCAACCAAAGGCAAGTTCCCATGCCCGGGAATCCCGATGACGTACGGAACGCCCTCACGGATTAAAGTTTCGGCAATGAACTCAGAAGCAGTGCTCGTCATCTTCATCATTCCTTATCCGCAATAGTTGATAACCGGATCCCCTGTCGTCGTGGGCCGCCGGCCGGCAACCCACGGCTACTTGATGATTCCAACCTTGCTGCGCTCGAAGGAAATGAACACTGCCAGGAACAGCACGATGCCCTTGATCACCATCTGGGTGGCCGATTCCACACCCAGGATGACCAGCCCGTTGCTCAGGATGGACGCAATCAAGGCGCCCAGAACCGACCGGGACACATTGCCCATGCCGCCGGTCAAGGGCGTGCCGCCCAGGACCACGGCGGCAATGACATCCAGTTCGAAGCCGGTGCCCGTGGTGGGGGTGGCGGCCCCCATGCGGGCCGCCAGGGTGACGCCGCCCAGGGCAGCCAGGGCGCCGCACAAGGTGAAGATGCCCATCTTGATGCGCCGGACGGCCACACCCGCCAGCTCCGTCACCCGCTCGTCGCCGCCGATGGCCTGGGTATAGCGGCCGAAGGTGGTGTAGTTGTAGACCACGTAGCTGACGATGAACACGATGCCCGTCAGGTACAAAATCCCCGGGTACTTGCCGATGCGCAAAAAGGCCGGCGCCGTGATGGACATGGGCGCGCCCTTGGAGTAGAGCAGGGTCAGCCCCCGGGCGATGGTCAGCATGCCCAAAGTAGTAATAAATGAAGGAATCCGCAGCCGGGTGAAGATCAGGCCGTTGGTGAACCCGGTGGCCAGGCCGACGCCGAGGCCCGCCGCCATGCCCAGGTACGGCCCGTGGCTGGCCGTCACCCCGGCGGCCACCATGCCCGCCAGGGCCACCACCGAGCCCACCGACAGGTCGATGCTGCCGGCCACGATGACGAAAGTCAGGCCGAAGGAAACGATGGCCAGCACGGCCGTCTGCTCCAGGACGATCTTGCCGTTTTGCAAGGTGGCGAAACGCCCCGGCGCCAAAATGGAAAAGGTGATGAGCAGCAGCACCAAGGCCATGAAGGGCACGTAGCGGGCCAGGCGGTCCCGCAGCCAAAGGCCGGCGGGCTTGCCGGCGGCCCGGTCTGCCTGTCCGGCGTCGTGCACATCAGGAACGTTGGTTTTGGCTTCCGTCAGGCTTCCCATGGTCTTCCCTCCTGGAACCGGCCCCCACGACGGCAATTCAAACCTTGTGCCAACTCAAACCATGTATTGGATCAAGCGCTGTTCCGTCGGCTCATCGTCCCGGTGCAGGTGGGCCGAGATGCGGGCCCGCCGCATGATCAAGATGCGGTCGCTCAGGCCGATGAGCTCCGG
The sequence above is drawn from the Sphingobacteriaceae bacterium genome and encodes:
- a CDS encoding ABC transporter permease, which gives rise to MGSLTEAKTNVPDVHDAGQADRAAGKPAGLWLRDRLARYVPFMALVLLLITFSILAPGRFATLQNGKIVLEQTAVLAIVSFGLTFVIVAGSIDLSVGSVVALAGMVAAGVTASHGPYLGMAAGLGVGLATGFTNGLIFTRLRIPSFITTLGMLTIARGLTLLYSKGAPMSITAPAFLRIGKYPGILYLTGIVFIVSYVVYNYTTFGRYTQAIGGDERVTELAGVAVRRIKMGIFTLCGALAALGGVTLAARMGAATPTTGTGFELDVIAAVVLGGTPLTGGMGNVSRSVLGALIASILSNGLVILGVESATQMVIKGIVLFLAVFISFERSKVGIIK
- a CDS encoding thiamine pyrophosphate-binding protein produces the protein MMKMTSTASEFIAETLIREGVPYVIGIPGHGNLPLVDAFRRHQDKLKHIMPRHEQAAVHMADGYYRVKGEPLAVYTSIGAGASNTPIGLATAYVDSIPLLLLVGETHTYMRGVGVLQEIERQTWSGLPRMFEPVVKRLWHLDEAGQLPRALGQAFNAMLTGRPGPVVITLPMDVQAEPVGEPVSVNSRERRPHQRPAGDPAAVRQAVELLREAKRPVIVVGGGVTLSRAEAEVLALAEHIGAAVVATMQGKGSFPEDHPLYAWPMGTNATTSGNHFTREADVLLAVGVRFADKATCSYVPGESFNIPPTKLIHIDIDPQEIGKNYPVEVGIVGDARAVLAALNEELRRTVPPVDWRQSPYTAEIKEKVAEWFASVAPLRDSDKDPVTMGRALKEIRRVLPPEAIILTSSGNVQAQVFQEMAFSKPRTYISAGGFSTMGWAYPAALGAKLAAPDVPVVALVGDGDFLMTFQEIATAVQYDIPAVAVVLNNQGWQAIRDLQQIAFGPETTFGTMFEKNDAPLTPHIADAAAAFGAHAVRISRPDEVAPALSEALASGRPAVVEIMVDMEFGTSGGQAPGWWDVPIPGHFPEKRAEYERQRRKERL
- a CDS encoding NAD-dependent succinate-semialdehyde dehydrogenase; its protein translation is MRFEMLIDGQWQGAQDGGTWDVINPATEEVITTVPFGGEAEARAAVDAAHKAQPGWAAMTAYQRGEILQRVAQLIHQRMDELAPILTREAGKPLAEARGEWTASADLFSWFAEEGKRAYGRTIPARKAEKRLLAISQPVGVVGTITAWNFPAYLPARKWSAALAAGCAVVGRPSELAPLSAMALANLMAEAGIPPGVFNLINGDPAAMARVMFESPYVDKISFTGSQAVGRLLMRQAADGIKRLALELGGSAPVLVFADADVEQAAKAAVQAKFRNAGQVCISPSQFYIHEDLYVDFLAACAQEAGKLVVGNGLDPETTMGPVISSAAREKVEAFVADAVDQGGRIVFGGERPAHLEKGFFYAPTIITDIAPSMRICCEEVFGPVMAVGKFKTVEEAIQRANDTPFGLAGYIFTRDLSIATRAYEQLRFGIVGVNDLVPATAEGPFGPMKQSGFGREGAVEGLREFMETKFVSMVV